The following coding sequences are from one Meiothermus cerbereus DSM 11376 window:
- the paaI gene encoding hydroxyphenylacetyl-CoA thioesterase PaaI: MRATIDPYMQLLGLQTRLLEPGRAVVTAQVKPEHLNIHGNCHGGFLYSLADAAFALASNSHGTPAVALTTQMQYFKAVKAGEHLEAHASEENLGQRTATYRIEIRNQERVVALFTGTVFRFVAER, translated from the coding sequence ATGCGCGCAACTATCGACCCCTATATGCAGTTACTGGGCCTACAGACCCGGTTGCTCGAGCCTGGCCGAGCGGTGGTGACGGCCCAGGTGAAACCCGAGCACCTCAACATCCACGGCAACTGCCACGGCGGTTTTCTCTACAGCCTGGCCGATGCGGCTTTTGCCCTGGCCTCCAACTCACACGGCACCCCAGCCGTAGCCCTTACCACCCAGATGCAGTACTTCAAAGCGGTAAAAGCGGGTGAACACTTAGAAGCCCACGCCAGCGAAGAAAACCTGGGCCAGCGCACCGCCACCTACCGCATCGAGATTCGCAACCAAGAGCGCGTGGTGGCGCTGTTTACCGGCACGGTCTTTCGCTTCGTGGCCGAGCGCTAG
- the hpaC gene encoding 4-hydroxyphenylacetate 3-monooxygenase reductase subunit, which produces MEATQPTLSEAFRQVMRLWPSGVTVIAARFQGEARGMTASSFTSVSLEPPLVLVCVNQTAQLWPVLEQAGQFSVNFLPEGHEHISDHFAGRVIEGYQPLTNEDPPALEGALATLFCRTWAVYPGGTHKIVVGEVEKVALGEESKPLVYWNRSYRQLP; this is translated from the coding sequence ATGGAAGCTACCCAACCCACCCTTTCCGAGGCCTTCCGTCAGGTCATGCGCCTGTGGCCCAGCGGGGTTACGGTGATCGCCGCCCGCTTTCAGGGGGAGGCTCGAGGCATGACCGCCAGCAGTTTTACCAGCGTGAGCCTCGAGCCCCCTTTAGTCCTGGTCTGCGTCAACCAAACCGCCCAGCTCTGGCCCGTCCTGGAACAAGCAGGACAGTTTTCCGTAAACTTCCTGCCCGAGGGTCACGAGCACATCTCAGACCATTTTGCCGGGCGAGTCATCGAGGGTTACCAGCCCCTGACCAACGAGGATCCCCCGGCCCTCGAGGGGGCTCTGGCTACCCTCTTCTGCCGAACCTGGGCGGTCTATCCGGGGGGCACTCACAAGATTGTGGTGGGTGAGGTCGAAAAAGTAGCCCTGGGCGAGGAAAGCAAGCCGTTGGTGTACTGGAACCGAAGCTACCGGCAACTGCCTTAG
- the hpaD gene encoding 3,4-dihydroxyphenylacetate 2,3-dioxygenase, whose translation MTQVPNIIRIGHGVFYVTDLERSRHFYVDLLGLNVLHESQGALYLRGTEDREWTLKLELAPEPGIKHLGYRVAGELDLQLLVELAEALGLPHRWEQEQDRPKMLRLQDPFGVPVAFYAESQKYPWLLQRYDLHKGPGLQRIDHINVMTPWVEAMTRWYMDKLAFRMSEYTEGDDGRIWAAWIHRKGNVHDLALTNGTGPRLHHLAYWMPDTMSIIKACDILAGARQTEAIERGPGRHGVSNAFFLYLRDPDGHRIELYTSDYSTVDPDFEPIRWSLNDPRRQTLWGAKTPKSWFLEASLLEAFGGGWVPPQESELEGLPQHVI comes from the coding sequence ATGACCCAGGTTCCCAATATAATCCGCATCGGCCACGGGGTTTTTTACGTGACCGACCTCGAGCGTTCGCGCCACTTCTACGTGGATTTGCTGGGCCTGAACGTGCTCCACGAAAGCCAGGGGGCCTTATACCTGCGCGGCACCGAGGACCGCGAGTGGACCCTTAAGCTCGAGCTGGCCCCAGAACCCGGCATCAAGCACCTGGGCTACCGGGTGGCCGGCGAACTGGATTTGCAGCTATTGGTCGAGCTGGCCGAAGCCCTGGGCCTGCCCCACCGCTGGGAGCAGGAGCAAGACCGGCCCAAGATGTTGCGCCTGCAAGACCCCTTTGGCGTACCGGTGGCCTTCTACGCCGAGAGCCAGAAATACCCCTGGCTTTTGCAACGCTACGACCTGCACAAAGGTCCCGGCCTCCAGCGCATTGACCACATCAACGTGATGACCCCTTGGGTCGAGGCCATGACCCGCTGGTACATGGACAAACTGGCCTTCCGCATGTCGGAGTACACCGAAGGCGACGACGGCAGAATCTGGGCGGCCTGGATTCACCGCAAGGGCAACGTCCACGACCTGGCCCTCACCAACGGCACCGGCCCCCGGCTGCACCATCTTGCCTACTGGATGCCCGATACCATGAGCATCATCAAAGCCTGCGACATCCTGGCCGGTGCCAGACAGACCGAGGCCATCGAGCGCGGCCCGGGTCGTCATGGCGTTTCCAACGCTTTCTTCCTGTACCTGCGCGACCCCGACGGCCACCGCATCGAGCTATACACCTCCGACTACAGCACCGTAGACCCCGACTTCGAACCCATCCGTTGGAGCCTCAACGACCCCCGCCGCCAGACCCTGTGGGGCGCCAAGACCCCCAAAAGCTGGTTTCTGGAAGCCTCGCTGCTGGAGGCCTTCGGGGGAGGCTGGGTACCGCCCCAGGAATCGGAGCTCGAGGGGCTGCCCCAGCACGTCATATAA
- a CDS encoding ABC transporter ATP-binding protein, which translates to MSVLEVQNLTVRYGAVEAVRHLSLSVGAGEAITLIGPNGAGKSSTLKGILGLASSSGTVRYQGQSLTRRSPEALAVQGLVMVPEKRELFASMEVEDNLLLGAFTRFQRREKGIREDLERVYTLFPRLKERRKQLAGTMSGGEQQMLAIGRALMARPKLLLLDEPSLGLAPLIVQEIFHILGELKAQGTPILVVEQNARMALKLADRGYVLEAGELVMEGRGQDLLHDPRVIESYLGIRSKTEA; encoded by the coding sequence ATGAGCGTGCTGGAAGTGCAGAACCTGACCGTGCGCTACGGGGCCGTGGAAGCCGTGCGCCACCTCTCGCTTTCGGTGGGTGCCGGCGAGGCCATCACGCTGATCGGCCCCAACGGGGCGGGCAAGAGCAGCACCCTGAAGGGGATTCTGGGTCTGGCCAGCAGCAGCGGAACGGTGCGCTACCAAGGACAGAGCTTGACCCGTCGCAGCCCCGAGGCCCTGGCCGTCCAGGGCCTGGTGATGGTACCCGAAAAACGCGAGCTGTTCGCCTCGATGGAGGTGGAAGACAACCTGCTGCTGGGGGCCTTTACCCGCTTCCAGCGGCGCGAAAAGGGCATCCGGGAGGACCTCGAGCGCGTCTATACCCTCTTCCCTCGCTTGAAAGAGCGCCGCAAACAGCTGGCCGGCACCATGTCCGGGGGGGAGCAGCAGATGCTGGCCATTGGGCGGGCCCTGATGGCCCGGCCCAAACTGCTCTTGCTCGACGAGCCCAGCCTGGGACTGGCCCCCCTGATCGTGCAGGAGATTTTTCATATCCTGGGCGAACTCAAGGCCCAGGGCACGCCCATTTTGGTGGTGGAACAAAACGCCCGCATGGCTCTCAAGCTGGCCGACCGGGGCTATGTGCTCGAGGCCGGCGAGCTGGTCATGGAGGGCCGCGGCCAGGATCTGCTCCACGACCCCCGGGTAATTGAGTCGTACCTGGGCATCCGCAGCAAAACCGAAGCCTGA
- a CDS encoding ABC transporter permease subunit: protein MNFRVSPFTLAAVVILLLLPLLLPATSFYLTVGNYIAFGALVALGLYLLTGLSGMTSFGQAAFMGLSAYASALLTIGQGWNPWLTLPLGVLVAVLGAVVLGGITARLKGHYLPLSTIAWCMALYIVMGSWIGLTGGHTGLRGVPSISVFSWSLNDSRSYFYLAWSFVLLGAWVAWNLTNSRTGRAMRASKGDAIAAASFGVNPAVLKLQVFVLSAIYAGVAGWLYVHYQKFINPTPFSLDASIKYLIAAVAGGVGSIPGVILGAGLVTGLEEVLKGLLPRIFGRTGNYEIIAYGLILVLILMFAPKGLWPFLERYLPRARPQNPSGSGLPARVASGQPGEVLLEVDNLSKSFGGLLAVNGMSFQLRRGEILALIGPNGAGKSTCFNMITSVYAPSKGTVRFRGQTISSRTPYEVHRLGIARTFQHPHLFPEMTVLENAALGTYARTRSGIAASMFGLSRAEEEAALAEAYRALERVGLAQIAHQKAEGLAIGQLRLLEIARALASRPEVLLLDEPAAGLRAGEKRQFAALIRKLVNEGVTVLLVDHDMDLVMGLVDRVVVMHYGEKLAEGTPAEVQKNPRVIEAYLGEAA from the coding sequence ATGAACTTTAGGGTATCCCCCTTCACCCTGGCGGCAGTTGTCATCTTGCTGCTGTTACCGCTGTTGCTGCCCGCCACCTCGTTTTACCTGACCGTGGGCAACTACATTGCTTTTGGCGCACTGGTGGCCCTGGGGCTTTATCTGCTAACGGGCCTTTCGGGCATGACCAGCTTTGGTCAGGCTGCCTTTATGGGGTTGTCTGCATACGCCAGCGCCCTTCTGACCATCGGCCAGGGTTGGAACCCCTGGCTGACCCTGCCGCTAGGGGTGCTGGTTGCGGTGCTGGGTGCGGTGGTGCTGGGGGGCATTACAGCCCGCCTCAAGGGGCACTATCTACCCCTCTCCACCATTGCCTGGTGTATGGCCCTCTATATTGTCATGGGGAGCTGGATCGGCCTTACTGGAGGGCACACCGGTTTGCGCGGGGTTCCAAGCATTTCTGTGTTTAGTTGGAGCTTGAACGACAGCAGAAGCTACTTCTATCTGGCCTGGTCTTTTGTGCTGCTGGGCGCCTGGGTGGCCTGGAACCTGACCAACAGTCGAACTGGGCGGGCCATGCGGGCTTCCAAGGGCGACGCCATCGCCGCGGCCAGTTTTGGCGTCAATCCGGCGGTACTCAAGCTACAGGTGTTCGTGCTCTCGGCCATTTACGCCGGTGTGGCGGGCTGGCTTTACGTGCACTACCAGAAGTTCATCAACCCCACACCGTTTAGCCTGGATGCCTCCATCAAATACCTGATTGCCGCGGTGGCCGGGGGGGTGGGTAGCATTCCGGGGGTCATCCTAGGTGCGGGGCTGGTGACGGGCCTCGAGGAAGTGCTCAAGGGCCTGCTGCCGCGCATCTTTGGGCGCACCGGCAATTATGAAATCATTGCCTATGGCCTGATCCTGGTGCTGATCCTGATGTTCGCCCCCAAGGGGCTGTGGCCTTTCTTGGAGCGTTACTTGCCTCGCGCAAGACCACAAAACCCAAGCGGTAGTGGTCTTCCCGCTCGGGTCGCTTCGGGCCAGCCGGGTGAGGTGCTGCTCGAGGTGGACAACTTAAGTAAAAGTTTCGGCGGCCTGCTGGCCGTCAATGGCATGAGCTTTCAGCTTCGCCGGGGCGAGATTCTGGCCCTGATTGGCCCCAACGGGGCGGGCAAGTCCACCTGCTTTAACATGATTACCTCGGTCTATGCGCCCAGCAAGGGCACGGTGCGGTTTAGGGGCCAGACCATCTCCAGCCGCACGCCCTACGAGGTACACCGGCTCGGCATCGCCCGTACCTTCCAGCACCCCCACCTCTTCCCCGAGATGACGGTGCTGGAGAACGCAGCCCTGGGCACCTACGCGCGTACCAGAAGCGGCATTGCCGCTTCCATGTTTGGGCTATCCAGAGCCGAAGAAGAGGCCGCTTTGGCGGAAGCCTACCGGGCGCTGGAGCGGGTAGGCCTGGCCCAGATTGCCCACCAGAAAGCCGAGGGGCTGGCCATCGGTCAGCTGCGCTTGCTGGAAATTGCCCGGGCGCTGGCCTCGAGGCCCGAGGTGCTACTCCTGGACGAACCCGCCGCCGGGCTCAGGGCTGGCGAAAAACGCCAGTTTGCCGCCCTGATTCGCAAGTTGGTGAATGAAGGCGTGACGGTGCTTTTGGTGGATCACGACATGGACCTGGTGATGGGGCTGGTAGACCGGGTGGTGGTGATGCATTATGGGGAAAAGCTGGCCGAAGGCACCCCCGCCGAAGTGCAGAAGAACCCCAGGGTGATCGAGGCCTACTTAGGGGAGGCCGCATGA
- a CDS encoding branched-chain amino acid ABC transporter permease, whose amino-acid sequence MDWTIFSFLTADALQNGTIYALLGLSLVLVFAVTRVIMVPLGEFLVFAPLTYVWFLPSEVSGLSLEGQIPGTAWLATAMLLWWAILDRTNLRRAGLLALGALGVLGVAWWGAQGVPMWLGWLFAILVVLPIGPASYRLFFEPAKNASVLTYLIIAVGLHFAYMGLGLVFFGPEQFRLPAILQGQTTIGLVPVNNQAFLVYGFAFLTMAGLYLFFTKSIYGKALRACAVNRYGARLLGISPSQAGYVSFGIATLIACISGMLLAPLISPAYFQGFLLGLKGFVAGILGGLVSYPLAVVGALLVGAMESWASFQASAYKDAIVFALLLPILLWRSLQSHEIGEEE is encoded by the coding sequence ATGGATTGGACCATCTTCTCTTTCCTTACCGCCGATGCCCTACAAAACGGCACTATCTACGCCCTACTAGGGCTGTCACTGGTGCTGGTTTTTGCCGTTACCCGGGTAATCATGGTTCCACTGGGCGAGTTTTTGGTCTTTGCGCCCCTGACCTACGTATGGTTTCTACCCAGCGAGGTAAGCGGGCTCAGCCTGGAAGGCCAGATACCCGGCACGGCCTGGTTGGCCACAGCCATGCTCTTGTGGTGGGCAATTTTAGACCGAACAAATCTCAGACGTGCGGGCTTGCTGGCCCTGGGCGCGCTGGGGGTCCTGGGCGTAGCCTGGTGGGGTGCCCAGGGGGTACCGATGTGGTTGGGCTGGCTTTTTGCCATCCTGGTGGTGCTGCCCATTGGCCCAGCCTCTTACCGGCTCTTTTTCGAGCCCGCCAAAAATGCAAGCGTGCTCACGTATCTGATTATTGCGGTAGGCCTGCACTTTGCCTATATGGGGTTGGGGCTGGTGTTTTTTGGCCCTGAGCAGTTCCGCCTGCCTGCCATCCTCCAGGGCCAGACCACCATCGGGCTGGTGCCGGTCAACAACCAGGCTTTTCTGGTCTATGGCTTTGCCTTTCTTACCATGGCAGGCCTGTACTTGTTTTTTACCAAGAGCATCTATGGCAAGGCCTTGCGGGCCTGCGCTGTAAACCGCTATGGGGCCAGACTTCTGGGCATTAGCCCCAGCCAGGCCGGCTATGTTTCTTTTGGTATTGCTACCCTCATCGCCTGCATCAGCGGCATGCTGCTAGCACCCCTGATCTCCCCCGCCTACTTTCAGGGTTTCCTGCTGGGCCTCAAAGGCTTTGTGGCCGGCATTCTAGGTGGCCTTGTCAGCTACCCGCTGGCCGTGGTGGGGGCCCTGCTGGTGGGCGCCATGGAGTCCTGGGCCTCGTTCCAGGCCAGCGCCTACAAAGACGCCATCGTTTTTGCCCTGCTATTGCCCATTCTCCTGTGGCGCAGCCTGCAGAGCCACGAAATTGGGGAGGAGGAGTGA
- a CDS encoding ABC transporter substrate-binding protein yields the protein MKQVLVGLLALGLGLGLAQQAPLKIGVVVSATGPAASLGIPERNTLVLLEEQVNRRGGVAGRPVQFVIIDDASDTTQAVRATRRLIQEDQVLAIIGTTTTPASLGMIDPVAEAGVPKISLAANLEIVFPVDEKRRWVFKTPQTEQQMSQPIVRDMAASGVKTAAYIGFNDAYGEGWARAFEAAAREAGIQVVASERFARTDTSVAGQVLRILARNPDAVLIGGSGTAPVLPQRTLRERGYRGLIYQTHGVANPDFLRVGGDVVVGTRLPAGPVLVFDQLPPDFPNRQVATSYVQQYEARFGIGSYSTFGGHAYDAWAILRPALERALRREQPSNLAAFRRALRDELEATRNVVGTHGLFNMSPTDHLGLRFNEAAVMVEIVKNPAGKLEWKLLRTFR from the coding sequence ATGAAGCAAGTTTTGGTAGGACTTCTGGCACTTGGACTGGGGCTGGGCCTGGCCCAGCAGGCACCACTCAAGATCGGGGTGGTGGTCTCTGCCACCGGCCCTGCAGCCAGCCTAGGCATCCCCGAGCGCAACACCCTGGTGTTGCTGGAAGAGCAGGTCAACCGCCGCGGCGGGGTGGCAGGGCGCCCAGTGCAGTTTGTGATTATTGACGATGCTTCCGATACCACCCAGGCTGTACGCGCCACCCGTCGTCTGATTCAAGAAGACCAGGTGCTGGCCATCATCGGCACCACCACCACCCCCGCCAGCCTGGGGATGATTGACCCCGTAGCCGAGGCGGGTGTGCCCAAAATCTCTCTGGCGGCCAACCTCGAGATTGTCTTCCCAGTGGATGAGAAGCGTCGCTGGGTGTTCAAAACCCCCCAGACCGAGCAGCAGATGAGCCAGCCCATCGTGCGGGACATGGCCGCTTCCGGGGTCAAGACGGCGGCCTACATCGGCTTCAATGATGCCTACGGCGAGGGCTGGGCCCGGGCCTTCGAGGCAGCCGCTCGTGAGGCCGGCATCCAGGTGGTGGCCTCCGAGCGGTTTGCCCGTACCGATACCTCGGTGGCTGGACAGGTGCTGCGCATCCTGGCCCGCAACCCTGATGCGGTCTTGATCGGCGGCTCGGGCACTGCGCCGGTACTGCCCCAGCGCACCCTGCGCGAGCGCGGCTATAGGGGCCTCATCTACCAGACCCATGGCGTGGCCAACCCCGACTTTTTGCGGGTAGGCGGCGACGTGGTGGTGGGTACCCGCCTGCCAGCAGGCCCAGTGCTGGTCTTCGACCAACTCCCCCCCGACTTCCCCAACCGGCAGGTGGCCACCAGCTATGTGCAGCAGTATGAGGCCCGCTTTGGCATCGGCAGCTACTCCACCTTTGGCGGCCACGCCTACGACGCCTGGGCCATTCTGCGCCCGGCCCTCGAGCGGGCCTTGCGGCGCGAGCAGCCTAGCAACCTGGCCGCTTTCCGCCGGGCGCTGCGGGATGAGCTCGAGGCCACCCGCAATGTGGTAGGCACCCACGGCCTCTTCAATATGTCCCCCACCGACCACCTGGGCCTGCGCTTCAACGAGGCTGCGGTCATGGTTGAGATCGTGAAGAACCCAGCTGGCAAGCTCGAGTGGAAGCTTCTGCGAACCTTCAGGTAG
- the hpaB gene encoding 4-hydroxyphenylacetate 3-monooxygenase, oxygenase component, with translation MARTGKEYLQALKENPPNLWYKGQKVEDPTAHPVFRGIVHALAQMYDMQHDPRYRDTLTYEQNGQRYAMSLLPAKSKEDLARRSAAYKLWADAHLGMMGRSPDYLNAVLMAFQESAEFFGPYADNVRRYVQHVREKDLATTHCLTNPQVNRAKSNLEQPDPYIPLGVVSENEKGIVVRGARMLSTLPTADELLVFPSTLLKEGPGADKYAIAFAIPTNTPGLHFISRESMAVGDSSFDYPLSSRLEEMDCLTVFDDVFVPWERVFIYKDLQRCNTAYAETGALMHMAHQVVVLKNAKTEAFLGLVSLIGETIGADTFPHVQEKIAEVIVYLEAMKGFWARAERDAKPNKYGLFCPDRGAIDGARNLYPRLYPRINEIVQQIGASGMITLPSEADFDSPVGPHLEKFLQSATLPARERVQLFRLAWDMTMSGFGARQTLYERFFFGDPVRMYQTLYSVYDKEPYKQRIRAYLGWQNQAQPEVVASD, from the coding sequence ATGGCTAGAACCGGCAAGGAATACCTACAGGCCCTGAAGGAAAACCCGCCCAACCTCTGGTACAAAGGCCAGAAGGTCGAAGACCCCACCGCCCACCCGGTCTTTAGGGGCATTGTCCACGCGCTGGCGCAGATGTACGACATGCAGCACGACCCGCGCTACCGCGATACCCTGACCTATGAGCAGAATGGTCAGCGCTACGCCATGAGCCTGCTGCCGGCCAAAAGCAAAGAAGACCTGGCCCGGCGCAGCGCGGCCTACAAGCTCTGGGCCGACGCCCACCTGGGCATGATGGGCCGCAGCCCGGACTACCTCAACGCCGTGTTGATGGCCTTCCAAGAGAGCGCCGAGTTTTTTGGCCCCTATGCCGACAACGTGCGGCGCTACGTGCAGCACGTGCGCGAAAAGGACCTCGCCACCACCCACTGCCTCACCAACCCCCAGGTCAACCGGGCCAAAAGCAACCTCGAGCAGCCCGACCCCTACATCCCCCTGGGGGTAGTGAGCGAGAACGAAAAAGGCATCGTGGTGCGGGGGGCCCGGATGCTTTCTACCCTGCCCACCGCCGACGAACTGCTGGTCTTCCCCTCCACCCTCCTTAAGGAAGGCCCGGGGGCCGACAAGTATGCCATCGCCTTCGCCATCCCTACCAACACCCCCGGCCTCCATTTCATCAGCCGCGAGAGCATGGCCGTGGGGGACTCGAGCTTCGACTACCCCTTGAGCAGCCGGCTGGAGGAGATGGACTGCCTGACGGTGTTTGACGACGTATTTGTACCGTGGGAGCGGGTCTTCATCTACAAAGACCTACAGCGCTGCAACACCGCCTATGCCGAGACCGGGGCCCTGATGCACATGGCCCACCAGGTGGTGGTGCTCAAAAACGCCAAGACCGAGGCCTTTTTGGGTCTGGTCTCGCTCATAGGCGAGACCATCGGGGCCGATACCTTCCCCCACGTGCAGGAAAAAATCGCCGAGGTGATCGTGTACCTCGAGGCCATGAAGGGTTTCTGGGCCAGGGCCGAGCGGGACGCAAAACCCAACAAATACGGCCTATTCTGCCCCGACCGCGGGGCCATTGATGGGGCCCGCAACCTCTATCCCCGGCTCTACCCGCGCATCAACGAGATTGTTCAGCAGATTGGTGCTTCCGGAATGATCACCCTACCCTCCGAGGCCGACTTTGACTCGCCCGTCGGGCCACACCTGGAAAAGTTCTTGCAGTCGGCCACCCTGCCCGCACGCGAGCGGGTACAGCTCTTCCGGCTGGCCTGGGACATGACCATGAGCGGCTTCGGCGCACGCCAGACCCTCTACGAGCGCTTCTTCTTCGGCGACCCGGTGCGCATGTACCAGACCCTTTACTCGGTCTACGACAAGGAGCCTTACAAACAGCGCATCCGGGCGTATCTAGGCTGGCAAAACCAGGCCCAGCCAGAGGTCGTCGCGAGTGACTAA
- a CDS encoding 3-hydroxyacyl-CoA dehydrogenase NAD-binding domain-containing protein, whose protein sequence is MKETVAILGAGTMGRGIAEVAAVAGHAVWLYDPYPQALEQALREIRADLQKQHERGRLTGIEEILARIQTTASLEDCAQAGLVIEAAPEKLELKQELLGKLGELNESNILATNTSTFSVSAIASRVKHPARVLGLHFFNPAQRMKLVEVVGGLETDPGLLKRMQTLMQSWGKEPVQVADSPGFLVNRVARPFYGEALRLYGEGLAKEHIDWILKGMGFPMGPFELMDLIGLDINYAASTSVYQAFYGEPRYRPHPLQYQRVAAGLLGRKTGQGWYIYPPGPPPPPTPPKAQTKDIPLPLIIGPNPVAQELRARFKHTENVAEAQFVLDCRVKLERKHDFFENLPVVSLVWGHSASAVQAEFRGRPVAGFSLVPPISPATVVELYAPLSGGNEALKLAQSYFAAHGYNTLILPDQPGGVAFRILALLINEALSAIAEGVASPPDLNRAMRLGTGYPLGPLEWAEQLWLKPVLRALEGLQAELGEDRYRPHPLLRRMVAAGLENFGNLSLVPYTKGDLQTREEEAV, encoded by the coding sequence GTGAAGGAAACTGTGGCGATTTTGGGGGCTGGCACCATGGGCCGGGGCATCGCCGAGGTGGCCGCTGTGGCCGGTCATGCGGTCTGGCTCTACGACCCCTACCCGCAAGCCCTCGAGCAGGCCCTGCGGGAGATTCGCGCCGACCTGCAAAAGCAGCATGAACGGGGGCGCTTGACGGGCATAGAAGAAATTCTAGCCCGCATCCAGACCACCGCTTCGCTCGAGGATTGCGCCCAGGCCGGGCTGGTCATCGAAGCGGCACCGGAGAAGCTCGAGCTCAAGCAAGAACTGTTGGGCAAACTGGGTGAACTCAACGAGAGCAACATCCTGGCCACCAACACCTCTACCTTTTCGGTTTCAGCCATTGCGTCCAGGGTCAAGCACCCCGCCCGTGTGCTCGGGCTACACTTTTTCAACCCCGCCCAGCGCATGAAGCTGGTCGAGGTGGTGGGCGGCCTAGAGACCGACCCCGGCTTGCTAAAGCGCATGCAGACCCTGATGCAAAGCTGGGGCAAGGAACCTGTGCAGGTAGCGGATTCCCCAGGTTTTCTGGTCAACCGGGTGGCCCGGCCTTTCTACGGCGAGGCCCTGAGGCTCTACGGCGAGGGCCTTGCCAAAGAGCACATCGACTGGATTCTGAAGGGCATGGGCTTTCCCATGGGCCCCTTCGAGCTAATGGATTTAATCGGGCTGGATATCAACTACGCTGCCTCCACCTCGGTCTACCAGGCCTTCTATGGCGAACCCCGCTACCGTCCTCATCCCTTGCAGTACCAGCGGGTAGCTGCGGGCCTGCTGGGGCGCAAGACCGGTCAGGGCTGGTACATCTACCCACCGGGGCCGCCACCACCGCCCACCCCGCCTAAAGCGCAAACCAAGGATATCCCCCTCCCCCTCATCATTGGCCCCAATCCAGTAGCCCAGGAGCTTCGGGCACGCTTCAAGCACACCGAAAATGTGGCTGAGGCCCAGTTCGTGCTGGACTGCCGGGTCAAGCTCGAGCGCAAGCACGATTTTTTCGAGAACCTGCCGGTAGTCTCGCTGGTCTGGGGACACTCCGCCAGCGCGGTGCAGGCCGAGTTCCGGGGGCGCCCGGTGGCCGGGTTTAGCCTGGTGCCGCCCATCAGCCCAGCGACCGTGGTCGAGTTGTATGCGCCCTTAAGTGGTGGCAACGAGGCCCTAAAGCTGGCCCAGAGCTATTTCGCAGCCCACGGGTACAACACCCTGATACTACCCGACCAGCCTGGCGGGGTAGCCTTCCGTATCCTGGCCCTGCTCATCAACGAGGCCCTGTCGGCAATAGCCGAAGGGGTAGCCAGTCCGCCCGACCTGAACCGCGCCATGCGGCTGGGCACGGGCTACCCGCTGGGGCCCCTGGAGTGGGCCGAACAGCTCTGGCTCAAGCCGGTGCTGCGGGCCCTGGAAGGCCTCCAGGCCGAGCTGGGCGAGGATCGCTACCGCCCGCACCCCCTGTTGCGGCGCATGGTGGCCGCAGGTCTGGAAAATTTCGGAAATCTATCCTTGGTTCCTTACACCAAGGGAGATTTGCAAACCCGCGAAGAGGAGGCAGTATGA